Proteins encoded together in one Rossellomorea sp. y25 window:
- a CDS encoding bifunctional UDP-sugar hydrolase/5'-nucleotidase, translating into MKNHTTSITILETSDIHGHIFPYLYGTKEKATVGLGKLATFIKSVRKQTGNVLVIDNGDLYQGTPLTYYYMKQARHLPNPFVSILHEMNYDAAVIGNHEFNYGMEPLRKAQQDAEFPFLSANILDNRTKKPYFGLPYFIKVLPNGVKAAVLGVTTHYIPNWEKPSHIADLEFKDAFTSTQNWISYIHKVEKPDVMIVSYHGGFERDIQTGSPTERQTGENQGYKICQEVKGIDVLLTGHQHRKLAGTINGISIVQPGMYGGTIGQVTIKLQRNKQRWTVLNKETQIISMEGIEADKNVLSLAWDIESKTQSWLDQPIGTIEGNMLIEDTFEARIREHPFIEFIHRVQKEAAGVSISATALFSESQRGLPNMVTMRDIVSNYIYPNTLTVLEITGRDIRLALERSASYFAVNQAGLLSVNPNFTTPKPQHYNYDMWEGIDYVLNISHPIGKRVTSLLFNGEPLQENKHYQVVMNNYRAGGGGEYTMFKNKPIIKEIQIDMTELIADHFLKYKTIKAACNHNWKVIVD; encoded by the coding sequence ATGAAAAACCATACAACATCTATAACGATACTTGAAACCAGTGATATTCATGGACATATATTCCCTTACTTATATGGAACGAAGGAGAAGGCAACTGTTGGTTTAGGTAAACTGGCAACCTTTATTAAAAGTGTACGAAAACAAACCGGGAATGTTCTGGTCATTGATAATGGAGATCTCTATCAAGGCACTCCCCTTACTTATTATTATATGAAACAAGCTCGTCATTTGCCAAACCCTTTTGTTTCAATTTTACATGAAATGAATTATGATGCAGCCGTGATTGGCAACCATGAATTCAACTATGGGATGGAACCCTTACGTAAAGCGCAACAAGATGCAGAGTTTCCTTTTTTATCAGCAAATATCCTTGATAATAGGACGAAGAAACCTTACTTTGGGCTCCCTTACTTCATCAAAGTACTACCTAACGGGGTAAAAGCAGCTGTGCTTGGCGTGACGACACATTATATTCCAAACTGGGAAAAGCCCTCTCACATAGCAGATCTGGAATTTAAAGATGCCTTTACCTCAACCCAAAATTGGATTTCCTACATACACAAAGTAGAAAAACCTGATGTGATGATTGTGTCGTATCATGGAGGATTCGAAAGAGATATTCAAACGGGTTCACCGACTGAGCGACAAACTGGTGAAAACCAAGGCTATAAAATTTGTCAGGAAGTAAAAGGAATCGATGTACTGCTCACTGGTCATCAACACAGAAAACTTGCCGGCACCATCAATGGGATTTCAATCGTACAGCCGGGAATGTATGGTGGGACTATCGGACAAGTAACCATTAAGTTACAACGAAACAAGCAAAGATGGACCGTGTTAAACAAGGAGACTCAGATCATTTCCATGGAGGGAATCGAGGCCGATAAAAATGTCCTTTCCTTAGCCTGGGATATTGAAAGCAAAACACAATCCTGGCTTGACCAACCCATTGGTACGATTGAAGGAAATATGCTGATAGAAGATACATTCGAGGCTCGTATCAGGGAACATCCATTCATTGAGTTCATTCACCGCGTTCAAAAGGAGGCAGCTGGTGTTTCCATTTCAGCAACCGCACTATTCAGTGAATCACAACGGGGGCTGCCGAATATGGTCACAATGAGGGATATCGTGTCTAATTATATCTATCCAAATACGTTAACCGTTCTTGAAATTACAGGGAGAGACATACGTCTTGCCCTTGAGCGTTCGGCATCTTATTTCGCTGTGAACCAAGCAGGGTTGCTTAGTGTGAATCCTAATTTCACCACTCCTAAACCTCAGCATTATAACTATGATATGTGGGAAGGGATTGACTACGTGTTGAATATCAGCCATCCAATAGGAAAGCGGGTTACTTCCCTGCTTTTCAACGGGGAGCCCCTACAAGAAAATAAACATTACCAAGTCGTCATGAACAATTACCGGGCAGGTGGCGGCGGGGAATACACCATGTTCAAGAACAAACCGATTATCAAAGAAATACAAATCGACATGACCGAGCTGATTGCTGACCACTTCCTCAAATATAAAACGATAAAAGCTGCCTGTAATCACAATTGGAAGGTTATTGTCGATTAA
- a CDS encoding YuzL family protein, giving the protein MAKHKKNPSKAGVSAASVKGDAGPTVDLDGGGKRNSQNNQFKKQP; this is encoded by the coding sequence ATGGCTAAGCATAAGAAAAATCCTTCCAAGGCTGGAGTGAGTGCAGCAAGTGTGAAGGGGGACGCTGGTCCTACCGTTGATTTGGACGGCGGCGGAAAAAGAAACAGTCAAAACAACCAATTTAAGAAGCAACCATAG